The following proteins are co-located in the Solea solea chromosome 21, fSolSol10.1, whole genome shotgun sequence genome:
- the kctd2 gene encoding BTB/POZ domain-containing protein KCTD2, whose amino-acid sequence MAELHVVEPNGTGTIEQPESHRDVRGTVRLASPTLMVPPRNSQLSPGAVSSGGSGGGGRSVFGFPVKNNLGSPSDSGDKPGSRWVRLNVGGTYFITTKQTLCRDPKSFLFRLCQEDPDLDSDKDETGAYLIDRDPTYFGPILNYLRHGKLIMDKNLAEEGVLEEAEFYNIASLVRLVKERIRDNENRTSQGPVKHVYRVLQCQEEELTQMVSTMSDGWKFEQLISIGSSYNYGNEDQAEFLCVVSRELNNSTNGIVIEPTEKAKILQERGSRM is encoded by the exons atggctgaaCTGCATGTCGTGGAACCGAACGGTACTGGCACCATAGAGCAGCCCGAGTCACACCGCGATGTCCGCGGCACCGTGCGCCTGGCTTCGCCCACTCTCATGGTTCCTCCGCGGAACAGCCAGCTCAGTCCGGGCGCGGTGTCGAGTGGCGGCAGCGGTGGTGGAGGACGCTCGGTGTTCGGGTTCCCGGTGAAGAACAATCTCGGCTCGCCGTCCGATTCGGGAGACAAACCCGGTTCACGCTGGGTCCGACTCAACGTCGGTGGAACCTACTTCATCACGACCAAACAGACGTTGTGCAGGGACCCGAAATCCTTCCTGTTCAGACTGTGTCAAGAAGACCCAGACCTGGACTCTGACAAA GATGAAACTGGAGCCTACCTGATTGATAGGGATCCCACATACTTTGGCCCCATCCTGAATTACCTACGACACGGAAAACTAATTATGGATAAAAATCTGGCTGAGGAAG GAGTCCTTGAAGAAGCAGAGTTCTACAACATCGCGTCACTGGTGAGGCTGGTCAAAGAGAGGATACGGGACAATGAGAACCGGACATCTCAG GGCCCTGTGAAGCATGTGTATCGTGTACTGCAGTGCCAAGAGGAGGAACTCACACAGATGGTCTCAACTATGTCTGACGGTTGGAAGTTCGAGCAG CTTATAAGCATCGGCTCCTCCTATAACTATGGCAACGAAGACCAAGCAGAGTTTTTATGTGTAGTTTCCCGGGAACTCAACAACTCCACCAACGGCATTGTCATCGAGCCCACTGAGAAGGCTAAG ATCCTCCAGGAGCGAGGCTCGCGGATGTGA